The Anas platyrhynchos isolate ZD024472 breed Pekin duck chromosome Z, IASCAAS_PekinDuck_T2T, whole genome shotgun sequence genome includes a window with the following:
- the RPS23 gene encoding small ribosomal subunit protein uS12, producing the protein MGKCRGLRTARKLRSHRRDQKWHDKQYKKAHLGTALKANPFGGASHAKGIVLEKVGVEAKQPNSAIRKCVRVQLIKNGKKITAFVPNDGCLNFIEENDEVLVAGFGRKGHAVGDIPGVRFKVVKVANVSLLALYKGKKERPRS; encoded by the exons ATGG GGAAGTGCCGTGGGCTCCGCACCGCCAGGAAGCTGCGCAGCCACCGCCGCGACCAGAAGTGGCACGACAAGCAGTACAAGAAGGCGCACCTGGGCACGGCGCTGAAGGCCAACCCCTTCGGCGGCGCCTCGCACGCCAAGGGCATCGTCCTGGAGAAAGT TGGAGTAGAAGCTAAACAGCCCAACTCTGCCATCAGGAAATGCGTAAGAGTCCAACTGATCAAGAATGGCAAAAAAATCACAGCCTTCGTTCCTAACGATGGTTGCCTGAACTTCATTGAG GAAAATGATGAAGTGCTGGTTGCTGGTTTCGGTCGGAAGGGTCATGCTGTTGGTGACATTCCTGGAGTTCGCTTCAAGGTTGTCAAAGTAGCCAACGTTTCTCTTCTGGCCTTGTACaagggcaagaaggagagaCCCAGATCATAA
- the LOC101791256 gene encoding V-type proton ATPase subunit S1-like protein, with protein MERNAAVSFLLLLLCGGLSVSVVADGSSRVFSDQDTLQSTGRHYDGGVKPKFIVNQVAVTQVVSYNLSRKEQLERASWRPFTPSHYSPLNVTVNGTPCILFWAKRIMIKFENHTQLDLTEKTFGVHATVDVGDSNCSEDNAMLSLKFGDIGNLKGLVIRFLLTTSYYELSVQNWFSLHRLQLLYNHSVLATFNATRIYAPASYSFHCDHVSSLQRYDALLIPSSANDVSKLWEVTFIDFQIQGFNIQEGHFAYAKDCASFFSPAILMGLVMSLILLLVLAYALHMLIHLKSLDRHYECKASPAYFAQMKDNDMGDEKEPLRSSGNESYELRNQQFSKIYI; from the exons ATGGAAAGAAACGCGGCGGTCAGCTTCTTGCTGCTCCTCCTATGTGGCGGGCTCTCGGTGTCTGTGGTGGCGGATggcag ttCACGTGTGTTTTCAGACCAAGATACTCTGCAAAGTACTG GTCGACACTACGATGGTGGTGTGAAGCCAAAATTCATCGTAAATCAAGTAGCAGTTACACAG GTTGTCAGCTACAACTTGAGCAGGAAAGAACAGCTAGAAAGAGCATCCTGGAGGCCGTTCACCCCCAGCCACTACAGCCCTCTCAACGTCACAGTTAACGGCACACCCTGCATTCTCTTCTGGGCCAAGAGGATCATGATTAAGTTTGAAAACCACACACAGCTGGATTTGACTGAGAAGACGTTTGGTGTCCATGCAACAGTGGATGTTGGGGATTCAAACTGCAGTGAAGACAATGCGAT GCTTTCTCTGAAGTTTGGAGACATTGGCAATCTAAAGGGACTTGTTATTAG ATTCTTACTAACAACCAGCTATTACGAGCTGTCTGTTCAGAACTGGTTCAGCTTACACAGACTGCAGCTTCTTTACAACCACTCCGTACTGGCGACATTTAATGCAACAAGAATATATGCGCCGGCGAGTTACTCCTTCCACTGTGACCATGTGAGCAGCTTGCAGAGATATGATGCACTCCTGATACCCAGCTCTGCAAATGATGTTTCAAAGCTTTGGGAAGTCACTTTTATTGATTTCCAG ATTCAAGGCTTTAACATTCAAGAAGGACATTTTGCTTATGCAAAAGATTGTGcatcttttttctctccagcaaTACTTATGGGATTGGTTATGTCACTGATTCTGCTGCTGGTTCTTGCCTATGCTCTTCATATGTTGATCCACCTCAAATCTCTTGACAGGCACTATGAATGCAAAGCTTCTCCTGCCTATTTTGCACAAATGAAAGACAATGACATGGGGGATGAGAAAGAGCCACTGAGAAGCAGTGGAAATGAATCCTATGAACTTAGAAACCAACAGTTCTCTAAAATCTATATTTAG